A stretch of the Mycobacteroides immunogenum genome encodes the following:
- the mmsB gene encoding 3-hydroxyisobutyrate dehydrogenase, which produces MTNIAFIGLGHMGLPMAVNLTKAGHTVAAFDLSEQARAAATEAGVALAESGTAATASADVVITMLPKGAHVLAAYEDLLPAARPGTLFIDSSTVDVADARAAHEAATAAGHRFADAPVSGGVPGATAATLTFMVGAEDAVFAAAEPILEVMGKRVVHCGGPGVGQAAKICNNMILGVSMIAISEAFVLGEKLGLSHQALFDVAANASGQCWALTSNCPVPGPVPTSPANRDYAPGFDVALMAKDLGLAANAVRANGVDAQLGLAAAHIYDDFNSTGGSGLDFSAIFSRIQGAS; this is translated from the coding sequence ATGACGAATATCGCCTTTATCGGCCTGGGCCACATGGGATTACCGATGGCGGTCAATCTCACCAAGGCCGGCCACACCGTGGCCGCCTTCGACCTGTCCGAGCAGGCACGCGCCGCCGCCACCGAGGCCGGTGTGGCGTTGGCCGAGTCCGGCACCGCCGCCACGGCATCTGCCGATGTGGTGATCACCATGCTGCCCAAGGGCGCGCATGTGCTCGCGGCGTACGAGGATCTGCTGCCCGCGGCGCGGCCCGGCACCCTGTTCATCGACTCCTCCACCGTCGACGTGGCCGATGCCCGCGCTGCGCACGAGGCGGCCACCGCGGCGGGCCACCGCTTCGCAGACGCTCCGGTATCCGGTGGCGTACCCGGCGCCACCGCGGCGACCCTGACCTTCATGGTCGGCGCCGAGGACGCCGTATTCGCCGCTGCCGAACCAATTCTGGAGGTCATGGGCAAGCGGGTGGTGCACTGCGGCGGCCCTGGTGTAGGCCAGGCCGCGAAGATCTGCAACAACATGATCCTCGGCGTTTCGATGATCGCCATCAGTGAGGCGTTCGTACTCGGCGAGAAACTGGGGCTATCCCATCAGGCACTGTTCGATGTCGCGGCCAACGCCTCGGGCCAGTGCTGGGCACTCACGTCGAACTGTCCCGTACCGGGACCGGTGCCCACCAGCCCCGCCAATCGCGACTACGCCCCAGGCTTCGACGTCGCGCTGATGGCCAAGGACTTGGGCCTGGCCGCCAACGCCGTGCGCGCCAACGGAGTTGACGCACAGTTGGGCTTGGCAGCTGCGCACATCTACGACGACTTCAATTCCACCGGGGGCTCCGGCCTAGACTTCTCAGCGATCTTCTCGCGAATCCAAGGAGCGTCATGA